In Zymomonas mobilis subsp. mobilis ATCC 10988, the following proteins share a genomic window:
- a CDS encoding type II toxin-antitoxin system death-on-curing family toxin, whose amino-acid sequence MSEFITLVEALAIHTDQIDRYGGSYGIRDKGLLEAALFRPQTGYYNDLIQKSAALWESLAQNHPFIDGNKRTAFAVTYTFLALNGVLISADAEMAYSFISELYRNNNFEFEILDQWLRLNTVKHSA is encoded by the coding sequence ATGAGTGAGTTTATCACCCTTGTTGAAGCTTTGGCTATTCATACTGATCAAATAGATCGATATGGAGGGTCTTACGGGATCCGAGATAAAGGATTATTAGAGGCTGCCTTGTTTCGTCCGCAGACAGGCTATTATAACGATCTTATACAAAAATCTGCTGCACTTTGGGAAAGCCTTGCCCAAAACCACCCATTCATTGATGGTAACAAGCGAACGGCTTTTGCAGTCACCTATACATTTCTTGCCTTGAATGGTGTCTTGATTTCGGCAGATGCTGAAATGGCCTATAGTTTTATCAGCGAGCTTTATCGAAATAACAACTTTGAATTTGAGATTTTAGATCAATGGCTTCGATTGAATACTGTTAAGCATTCCGCTTGA
- a CDS encoding IS5 family transposase (programmed frameshift) has product MSDVFLLSEHQMERIKPFFPLAHGVPRVDDRRVLSGIVYVIRNGLQWKDAPKAYGPHKTLYNRFIRWSRLGVFDRIFVALTEQAGRSKRLMIDATHLKAHRTAASLLKKGLFPRHIGRTKGGLNSKLHAVCDSQGRPVRLHLTAGQVSDFKGADVLLANLPEETQEILGDRGYDSNKIRQSLADRNITACIPPKKNRKSKPPYDWHLYKKRHLIENMFAKLKDWRRVATRYDRCAHTFMSAIHIAASFIFYLKE; this is encoded by the exons GTGAGTGACGTGTTTTTGCTGTCTGAGCACCAGATGGAACGGATTAAGCCGTTTTTTCCACTGGCGCATGGTGTGCCGCGTGTCGATGACCGTCGTGTCCTGAGCGGGATCGTTTACGTGATCCGCAACGGCCTTCAGTGGAAAGACGCCCCGAAAGCGTATGGCCCGCACAAGACTTTATACAACCGGTTTATCCGGTGGAGCCGCCTGGGTGTCTTTGACCGGATCTTCGTCGCCCTGACGGAGCAGGCAGGCCGTTCAAAGCGTCTGATGATCGATGCAACACATCTGAAAGCACACCGGACAGCGGCCTCCCTGCTCAAAAAGGGGCTTT TTCCCCGCCATATCGGACGCACGAAAGGCGGACTGAACTCAAAGCTTCACGCTGTATGCGATAGTCAGGGCCGCCCTGTCCGGCTGCATCTGACCGCAGGTCAGGTCAGTGACTTCAAAGGCGCGGATGTTCTGCTGGCAAATCTGCCGGAAGAAACACAAGAAATTCTCGGGGACCGGGGATACGACAGTAATAAAATCAGACAGTCTCTCGCAGACCGGAATATCACCGCCTGTATTCCGCCGAAGAAGAACCGGAAATCAAAGCCGCCTTACGACTGGCATCTGTATAAAAAGCGTCACCTCATCGAAAATATGTTCGCAAAGCTCAAAGACTGGCGGCGTGTCGCAACACGATACGACCGGTGCGCTCACACATTCATGTCAGCAATCCATATCGCAGCAAGTTTCATCTTCTATCTCAAAGAATGA
- a CDS encoding ribbon-helix-helix protein, CopG family, which yields MAIHKKIKFNQSQEDAAAAFLTAAPDAKLESNKSKTYEKGIAKGHKRQVSITIAPELLRKVDERAEAMGMGRSALISMALYSILKK from the coding sequence ATGGCAATTCATAAAAAGATAAAATTTAATCAATCTCAAGAGGATGCAGCTGCAGCTTTTTTAACGGCTGCGCCAGATGCAAAACTAGAAAGTAATAAGTCAAAAACTTATGAAAAAGGAATTGCTAAAGGCCATAAAAGGCAGGTGAGCATCACCATTGCTCCAGAACTTTTGCGGAAAGTTGATGAACGCGCTGAAGCTATGGGAATGGGTCGATCTGCACTTATAAGTATGGCCTTATATAGTATATTAAAAAAATAG
- a CDS encoding AAA family ATPase yields the protein MIISIANTKGGVGKTTLAVQIAIARALAGRDVWLIDGDRQGTAAAAIAARAEAQKLPGIACAQYADGAQLRAQVQQQAHKWEDIIIDVGGRDSTALRASLILADTLLVPFAPRSYDVWALDDMANLVDEARSVRDGLRSLAVMNQADPGANSSDNADAEAALADLPQFTYLPTPIRRRKAFSNAGGAGLSVVESLPRDQKAIAEINILVDSIFNVE from the coding sequence GTGATTATTTCTATTGCCAATACGAAAGGCGGTGTCGGCAAGACAACGCTTGCCGTGCAGATAGCCATAGCTAGAGCCTTGGCTGGTCGCGATGTATGGCTCATTGATGGTGATCGCCAAGGAACAGCTGCCGCTGCTATAGCTGCCCGTGCCGAAGCGCAAAAGCTTCCAGGAATTGCCTGTGCGCAATACGCTGATGGAGCACAGCTTAGAGCGCAGGTTCAGCAACAGGCTCATAAATGGGAAGACATTATTATCGATGTCGGAGGTCGAGATTCAACGGCTTTGAGAGCTTCGCTGATCTTGGCAGATACGCTTCTTGTTCCTTTTGCTCCTCGTTCTTATGATGTCTGGGCATTGGATGATATGGCAAATTTGGTTGATGAAGCTCGCAGCGTCCGTGATGGTTTGCGTTCATTGGCTGTGATGAACCAAGCTGACCCAGGTGCTAACTCAAGTGATAATGCTGACGCTGAGGCAGCTTTAGCTGATCTTCCACAATTTACCTATCTGCCAACACCTATTCGTCGTCGGAAAGCTTTTAGTAATGCTGGAGGCGCAGGTTTGTCTGTTGTTGAAAGTTTACCGCGAGATCAAAAAGCTATCGCTGAAATAAATATATTGGTTGATAGTATTTTTAATGTTGAATGA
- a CDS encoding DUF1778 domain-containing protein encodes MVATTTISSPKKREALNIRIKPEERDLIDRAAKIQRKSRTDFVLEAACRAAEEALFDQLIITVDPKAYTNFLTRLDMPPRPNDRLQKTMQTVAPWDKL; translated from the coding sequence ATGGTAGCCACAACAACAATATCTTCACCGAAAAAACGAGAAGCGCTGAATATTAGAATTAAACCGGAAGAACGTGATTTAATAGATCGAGCGGCAAAAATTCAGAGAAAAAGCCGTACTGATTTTGTATTAGAGGCAGCTTGTAGGGCTGCAGAAGAAGCACTGTTCGATCAATTAATCATTACTGTAGATCCCAAGGCCTATACTAATTTCTTAACACGCCTTGATATGCCACCACGCCCAAATGATCGGCTGCAAAAAACCATGCAAACGGTAGCTCCGTGGGATAAGCTGTGA
- a CDS encoding GNAT family N-acetyltransferase, translating into MTITAPELLSPEHQVDLFQSGVKSLDLWLKKRALKNQMTGASRTFVACKNRRVMAYYALASSAITIKSAHGRFRRNMPDPIPVVVLGRLAIDQSLHNQGVGRAMVRDAALRIIQAANTIGIRGMLVHALSDEAKSFYEHIGFEPSPIDPMMLMITLADLKSSLD; encoded by the coding sequence GTGACAATAACAGCCCCAGAATTATTATCCCCAGAACATCAAGTTGACTTATTTCAATCTGGTGTAAAGAGCCTTGATCTATGGCTGAAAAAGCGTGCTTTAAAAAATCAAATGACAGGAGCCTCTCGCACATTTGTAGCCTGTAAAAATCGACGGGTGATGGCCTATTATGCTCTGGCATCTAGCGCTATCACTATAAAATCAGCCCATGGACGATTTAGGCGTAATATGCCAGATCCTATTCCTGTTGTCGTTTTAGGGCGGCTTGCTATTGATCAATCTTTACATAACCAAGGCGTTGGACGAGCAATGGTAAGGGATGCAGCCTTAAGGATAATACAGGCAGCTAATACTATCGGCATTAGAGGTATGCTCGTTCATGCGCTATCTGATGAAGCCAAATCTTTCTACGAACATATCGGTTTCGAACCGTCTCCAATCGACCCAATGATGTTGATGATTACATTAGCCGATTTAAAGTCGAGCCTTGACTAG
- a CDS encoding helix-turn-helix domain-containing protein codes for MIKDRKLITAYDFGYLIKERRRALSLSQTALAKEIGVSRRWVSNIETGKETAELVRVIRALRFLGISLKATSNPEIEAEIPPSLARLLAHRDRIGLPRLRTHSLR; via the coding sequence ATGATCAAAGATCGAAAACTGATTACGGCATATGACTTTGGTTATCTTATAAAAGAGCGTCGTCGTGCATTATCTCTATCTCAAACAGCTCTAGCTAAAGAAATAGGTGTCTCTCGCCGTTGGGTTTCCAATATCGAGACAGGAAAGGAAACCGCTGAACTTGTGCGCGTCATTCGAGCATTAAGGTTTCTGGGTATCTCTTTAAAAGCAACGTCCAATCCAGAAATCGAAGCTGAAATACCCCCATCTTTAGCGAGATTACTTGCTCATAGAGATAGAATTGGATTGCCTAGGCTCAGGACTCATTCTTTGAGATAG
- a CDS encoding type II toxin-antitoxin system RelE family toxin, with protein MNSCNDTTYDVHYYNGNAEKCWKKLPQDVKKRFAKQIEKVCRNPALAKPLSGDLAGFYKLKLQSPAYRVVYQLDTSQHKLIIIAVGVRNNGKIYDIAAKKLE; from the coding sequence ATGAACTCTTGCAATGACACAACATATGACGTGCATTATTATAATGGTAATGCCGAAAAGTGTTGGAAAAAATTGCCACAAGATGTAAAAAAGCGCTTCGCTAAACAAATAGAAAAAGTTTGCAGAAATCCCGCTCTCGCAAAGCCTTTGTCAGGCGATCTGGCAGGATTCTATAAGCTGAAACTTCAATCGCCGGCATATCGCGTAGTTTACCAGCTTGATACGTCCCAGCATAAATTAATTATTATTGCGGTCGGTGTCCGTAATAATGGAAAAATCTATGATATTGCCGCAAAAAAATTAGAATGA
- a CDS encoding type II toxin-antitoxin system RelB/DinJ family antitoxin, which yields MKMSQISLRIDQDLKENAYDKIKNFGTTPSDLIRDIFKYIVQENKLPIRKKIISAEDAELLSIVKSRLKEPAKLKKVTFDELLQ from the coding sequence ATGAAAATGTCGCAAATTAGTTTGCGTATAGATCAGGATCTGAAGGAGAATGCTTATGATAAAATAAAGAATTTTGGAACAACGCCGAGCGATTTAATTAGAGATATCTTTAAATATATCGTTCAAGAAAACAAACTCCCCATCAGGAAAAAAATAATTTCTGCTGAGGATGCCGAATTATTATCCATTGTCAAAAGCCGGCTTAAAGAACCGGCAAAATTAAAGAAAGTTACGTTCGATGAACTCTTGCAATGA
- a CDS encoding type II toxin-antitoxin system HicB family antitoxin, giving the protein MRYPVAIEPDTKSTAFGIVVPDLPGCFSAGDTMDEAIANAEEAASAWIDATLDSGQDIPVPSSISDLYKNPAYKGWSFGFINIDPALLSDRVKRVNITLPERVLERLDLLAKKAGETRSGMIASLTLKAQKQTDHHSAVMI; this is encoded by the coding sequence ATGCGTTATCCTGTTGCTATAGAGCCAGATACAAAATCTACGGCTTTTGGTATTGTCGTACCGGATTTACCCGGTTGCTTCTCGGCTGGCGATACGATGGATGAAGCTATTGCCAATGCTGAAGAAGCCGCATCTGCTTGGATCGATGCCACATTAGATAGTGGTCAAGATATTCCTGTACCTAGTTCTATCTCAGATTTATATAAGAACCCTGCTTATAAAGGATGGTCTTTCGGTTTTATCAATATAGATCCAGCTTTGTTGAGTGATAGGGTAAAGCGGGTAAACATTACTTTACCTGAAAGAGTTCTCGAACGTCTTGATCTCTTGGCCAAAAAGGCAGGAGAAACTCGTTCTGGTATGATCGCTTCTTTGACCTTAAAAGCTCAAAAACAAACAGATCATCATTCAGCTGTTATGATCTAA
- a CDS encoding type II toxin-antitoxin system HicA family toxin yields MKSRDLIKEVEKAGWILDRTRGSHHVFRHPHYSHHITIPHPKKELGVGLVRAIRKQAGL; encoded by the coding sequence ATGAAAAGTCGTGATTTGATCAAAGAAGTTGAAAAAGCAGGATGGATACTCGACCGAACACGTGGCTCTCATCACGTTTTCAGACATCCTCATTACTCTCATCATATCACGATACCACATCCTAAAAAGGAACTTGGTGTTGGGCTTGTTCGGGCTATCCGTAAGCAAGCCGGATTGTAG